A window of Chlorobium phaeobacteroides DSM 266 genomic DNA:
CTTCCTTGAGGCTCCATATCCTGATGAAGGCATTGTTTTTTTTCCAGCCCGGCTGGTTCATGAGGATGGCGTATTCCTCTGCCGAGAAGTAGTTTCTGGCCAGTTCGTCGATATCCTCTAATGTACGTATCCGTTCGATGTCGATGCCGGTTTCGGGGTGCCCTGAAAAAGCATAGACAATATCGTTGCCGGAATGGGAGAGATTGAAAAAGATGCCGCTGTTCCCGGGGAATGCGACGAACGGTTTTCCCACCGGGGTGGCGGCGAATCGTATCCGGAAGGGCTCGATGCCGAAGGTCGTTCCCAGAAGGGATCTGAGAATGCCTCTGCGGACAATGAAATTCTGTCGTTCGCTGGCTGCATGGATGCGCCCTGCTCTTGTTTTTTCATCGTCCGAAAGGGATTCGTACAGTTCCGTTTCGGGCAGTCCATGGATTTTCGTGTCTGTATGGATGAGGGTAACGGTCTCTTTTGCAATGATCATCGGTTGACGACTTCTGTTTTGCGGGTATGGCGATTTGTTTCAACAAGGTATCGTTCTCTTCCGTTGCCTGCAAATAACTGCGAATAACAGTACCGCCCCGGAGTGATGGCCGCGTGCCTCGGGGACATTTATCCGTAGTAGAAAACACTCTGATGAAGAGGGGGAGTTGCCCACGAATTACAAGAATTTGCACGAAAGGAAATTGGCAGTTGGTTTTCTCTGGCATCGCCGATGTTCTCCGTTGAAAGCCTGGCAATGGCTCTGCGAATAGTGCGTACGCATCCCCGCTGACGGTCAAAGGGGCGAATTATGCATACAAGCTTTCGTACCTCTTTTATAAAACCTGAATAATTCACGAGAACAATTACAATAACGAAAGGTTGATTTTGAGTATAACTAATAAAAACCCCCGGCTTCATGCTCGAAACCGAGGGGTTTTTACTGTTCATGCTGCCGAAGCGATTACTTCTTCAGGTACTGGAAGCTCGGGTCGGGGCGACCGACGAAGCAGCTGCGGGTGAAGCCGTACTTCTTGATGATGGCGAAGGCTTTTCTCGCTTCGTCTTCCTTGCTGCCGAAATCGAAAACCCAGTGACTGCCGTCGACGATTTTCCAGCTTCCGCCGATGTTCCTCACTTCGATGGTGTTCGGGTTGAACGATACGCAGTCCTCGCCGGGCATGTTGCCCTGCGGCGCCCTGCCGTTAACAAGCAGGTACTGGAAGCTGGGGTCGGGGCGACCGACGAAGCAGGAACTGTTCATCCGGTAGTGTTTGATGATTCTCAACGCCTGCAGCGCTTCCGTTCTGTTCGGGCCGAAGTTGAACATGAGGTGGTTGCCATCGACTATCGTCCAGCGTCCGTCAAGGTTTTTAACGGTAACTGTGCTCGGGTTGAACGAAATGCAATCCTCTTCAACTGACGGCATGGGGCGTATCGGCCCTATAGGGCCTATCGGGCCGATGGGACCGACGATCAGCTGCCGGTTGAAGGTGTAGGATGCCGTATAGTTCGAGCGTCCGCTGTTGTCGGTAAACCGGGTGTAGATGTCGGCGCGAATGGAGCTTCTGCTGATCGGTCTGACGATGACCAGCGTCTGGCTGAAGCCGGTGGTGAAGAGTGCCGATACTGCCTGGGCGTTCTGATCGATATCCGAGGATACGCCGGGAGCGTAGGCATAGGCGTTGACTTCGCCCCAGTCGCAGTCCTGCGGGTGGCATTTGCCCCAGGCGCGCATTCTCAGGGAGTTGCCGTTTCCGGTGATGCTCAGCTTTGTGACTCCTGCTGTGTTCGGATCGGTGTTTTTCCATGTGCCGGTAAACTGACTGACGGCCGCGAAACTCAGCGATTGACACAGGAGGAGCATGATCGCAAGCAGTGCGGGGATGGTGATCCTTTTCATGTTATTTCCTGTTGAAAAGTGGAGGGCAAGTTGAGGATACCTCTATAAAGTTATTGCGCACCCAAATTGCTGCGTTGGTCGGTGCTCGAAATCCTCATGTACTACGTGTACACTCCGGTTTCTCCGCTCCGTACGCCTTACTCTTTGATCGCTCATCACACTTTATAGAGGTGCCCTTGAATTATTGATACTACATGGAAAAGTTAGCCATTCGCATGTTCAAAACAAAGCTGATGGAAATGCGTATCGGGGGGCATGAGATCTTCGGCGTGGAATACCGATTCTTTTCCTACTTTCCGTTCTGCATGTATAGAGAGCACTAAAGAGTACCACGAAAGACAATCAATGAATGAGCAACGCTGACGAATCGATAAACGGAAACGACAATTCCCCCGCAGAACAGAGCCCGACAACCCTTAAAGAGAAGGTTCTGTCGGCTTTTCCCGCATTTCGGAGCCGAAATTTCAGACTTTATTTTATCGGGCAGATCGTTTCTATGGTCGGCACCTGGCTGCAGATGGTGGCGCAGGGCTGGCTTGTGCTTGAAATGACCGGTTCGGCTTTCTGGGTGGGAGTGGCTGCAGCAGCATCCTCGCTTCCGACCCTGTTTCTTTCGCTTATCGGCGGCGTTATTGTTGACCGGTACAACAGGAAAACCATTCTGCTCTGGACGCAGTCGGCTTCGATGGTGCTGGCGCTTGTGCTTG
This region includes:
- a CDS encoding 4'-phosphopantetheinyl transferase family protein, whose amino-acid sequence is MIIAKETVTLIHTDTKIHGLPETELYESLSDDEKTRAGRIHAASERQNFIVRRGILRSLLGTTFGIEPFRIRFAATPVGKPFVAFPGNSGIFFNLSHSGNDIVYAFSGHPETGIDIERIRTLEDIDELARNYFSAEEYAILMNQPGWKKNNAFIRIWSLKEALIKASGWPLEQGLAAFDVAAYCQMNRFELPFGDIHTFTCIAPVFDYICGFATALAIRLDRNEPLNIKRYSLQGGQFFEL